A stretch of DNA from Nitrospira sp. KM1:
CAGGCATATGTTACGGCTGTTTTGGACGTTCATGAGCTTTTCCGACGGGTTTCGACTCGGCAGTCTGGTCTGCCGATACGCCTGGTCATGATCCTACTTTCCGGAAACTGAACATTCCCTCCTTGGTCTCGTTCCACTATATTTGCCCTTGGCTGACTGGAAACCTGGTTCGACGCAATGTTCGACCCAAAACCTGATTTCTGCCCGCATCCATTCACAGATTCACCCGTCTTCCACGTCTTCACATCATGCGTGAAGGAATTGCGGTCCTTTCTGACGAGAAGATTGGGTTGTCCCGAGACAGCTGCCGAACTCGTGCAAGAAACATATATTCGGTTGGCGACGAGACAAGAACAGGATCCGCATGTCAATCCGCGCGCGCTGGTGTTCCGCGTGGCGTCGAATCTTGCGACCGATCATGCGAGACATCAGAGCGTCAGAGAGCGGTTTGATGGAGGAACTATCGACGAAGATGCATTGGTGGCCCCCGTTCCGTCGCCGGATGCGGCGCTCGCGGAGGAGCAAGAGAGAAAACTTCTGAAGCTAGCCATTGCCGAATTGCCGGAG
This window harbors:
- a CDS encoding RNA polymerase sigma factor, encoding MFDPKPDFCPHPFTDSPVFHVFTSCVKELRSFLTRRLGCPETAAELVQETYIRLATRQEQDPHVNPRALVFRVASNLATDHARHQSVRERFDGGTIDEDALVAPVPSPDAALAEEQERKLLKLAIAELPEKRRMVFLLRMSQELSYSEIGKRLGISVSAVEKHISKAVLHCRAHVERHRGSRAE